A window from Leptothermofonsia sichuanensis E412 encodes these proteins:
- a CDS encoding SPFH domain-containing protein: MNQIRETTAWSINVFIVLGVIGILLGVGGVLAKSAIVDNQVASWTVLSIAVTIILIAWVLSWGFFVIQPNQAMVLILLGKYVGSVREAGFYWTVPLLIDRRGISLRVRNFNSDRLKVNDAQGSPIEIAAVVVWRVVDSAKAMFDVETFEEFVAIQSETALRALASRYPYDIYESDAQSLRGNPDDVAEALKLETQTRLQVAGVEVLDARITHLAYAPEIAQAMLRRQQAVAVIAAKERIVEGAMGMVEMALTRLSEQQVVELDEERKAAMVNNLLVALVSESATQPIINAGTLYP; this comes from the coding sequence ATGAATCAGATCCGTGAAACAACAGCCTGGAGCATCAATGTCTTCATAGTGCTGGGAGTCATTGGGATCTTGTTGGGTGTGGGCGGAGTGCTGGCAAAAAGTGCGATCGTAGACAATCAAGTCGCCTCCTGGACTGTCCTTTCCATCGCAGTAACGATTATCTTGATTGCCTGGGTCCTGTCGTGGGGGTTCTTTGTGATTCAGCCCAATCAGGCAATGGTGCTAATTTTGCTGGGCAAGTATGTGGGTAGCGTGCGGGAGGCGGGGTTCTATTGGACAGTCCCGCTGCTGATAGATCGTCGAGGGATTTCGTTGCGGGTGCGCAATTTTAATAGCGATCGCCTGAAAGTCAACGACGCGCAGGGCAGTCCTATCGAAATTGCGGCTGTCGTCGTCTGGCGCGTGGTTGATTCAGCCAAAGCCATGTTTGATGTGGAAACCTTTGAAGAATTTGTTGCCATCCAAAGTGAAACTGCTCTGCGTGCCCTTGCCAGTCGCTATCCCTACGACATCTACGAATCCGATGCCCAATCTCTGCGTGGTAATCCTGACGATGTGGCCGAGGCTCTAAAGCTGGAAACCCAAACCCGTCTGCAAGTGGCTGGCGTGGAAGTATTGGATGCCCGCATTACTCACCTGGCTTATGCACCAGAAATTGCCCAGGCAATGCTGCGACGGCAACAGGCTGTGGCCGTTATTGCGGCAAAGGAACGCATTGTGGAAGGGGCGATGGGCATGGTTGAAATGGCGCTGACTCGCCTGAGTGAACAGCAGGTTGTGGAACTGGATGAAGAACGCAAAGCTGCAATGGTTAACAATCTTCTGGTTGCGCTGGTGTCGGAAAGCGCGACTCAACCCATCATCAATGCAGGTACATTGTATCCGTGA
- a CDS encoding metallophosphoesterase family protein — MPRFLHLADIHLGFDRYDSKERSLDFYHAFRDVLERFAIAPQVDFVLIAGDLFEHRSIQPNVLNQAQLCLRELKQAGIPVLAIEGNHDNRPYGTKTSWLRYLSDWELLILLEPDNGATGEVIYEPWNPETKQGGYIDLDCGVRVLGSYWYGASAPRAIAALADAIQQLPAGPPHSVMMFHHGLEGQIARYQGALRYTDLLPLKDVGIDYLALGHIHKNYAVEGWIFNPGSLEANSIEESQFERGAYLVDLEPSGIQATLKRDYYQRAIARLQVTTQGQESAEALEELAITTVQQAIQSGKIDPDQAPIVELRIEGQVGFDRLELDIRKLQQQLKQISGALIFLLKYNVDAVAYASPIAEEASRLQVEQEVFTDLLAANNTYKKRAVELAQGLIDLKDRQLQGESEETLYQVVQNLLMAEPAG; from the coding sequence ATGCCGCGTTTTCTTCATCTGGCTGATATTCATCTGGGGTTTGACCGCTACGATAGCAAAGAGCGATCGCTGGATTTTTATCATGCCTTTCGGGATGTCCTGGAAAGGTTTGCGATCGCGCCCCAGGTTGACTTTGTGTTAATTGCGGGGGACCTGTTCGAGCACCGTTCCATCCAGCCGAATGTGCTGAACCAGGCACAGCTCTGCCTGCGTGAGTTGAAGCAAGCGGGGATCCCGGTGCTGGCAATTGAGGGGAATCATGATAATCGTCCCTACGGAACAAAGACAAGCTGGCTCCGCTACCTCTCGGACTGGGAATTGTTGATTCTGTTGGAACCCGACAATGGGGCAACAGGTGAGGTTATTTATGAACCCTGGAATCCCGAAACAAAACAGGGCGGGTATATTGATCTGGACTGTGGGGTGCGTGTACTGGGTTCTTACTGGTACGGAGCGTCTGCCCCCAGGGCGATCGCCGCGCTGGCTGATGCCATCCAGCAACTTCCCGCGGGTCCCCCCCACTCAGTGATGATGTTCCATCACGGACTGGAAGGCCAGATTGCCCGCTACCAGGGTGCCCTGCGCTACACCGATCTGCTGCCGCTCAAGGACGTGGGAATCGATTACCTGGCACTGGGGCATATTCACAAGAACTATGCGGTAGAAGGGTGGATTTTTAATCCCGGTTCCCTGGAGGCAAACAGCATCGAAGAAAGCCAGTTTGAGCGCGGGGCATATCTGGTTGATCTGGAGCCATCTGGCATCCAGGCTACCCTGAAACGGGATTACTACCAGCGGGCGATCGCCCGTTTGCAGGTAACCACCCAGGGGCAAGAGAGTGCAGAAGCACTGGAAGAACTGGCAATTACAACCGTTCAGCAGGCAATTCAGTCTGGCAAAATTGACCCCGACCAGGCTCCGATTGTGGAGTTGCGGATTGAAGGGCAGGTTGGGTTTGATCGTCTGGAACTGGATATCCGAAAACTCCAACAGCAGTTGAAACAGATTAGTGGAGCGTTAATTTTTCTGCTGAAGTACAACGTTGATGCGGTTGCCTACGCTTCCCCTATTGCAGAAGAAGCCAGTCGGCTTCAGGTGGAGCAGGAAGTGTTTACCGATCTCCTGGCTGCCAACAACACCTACAAGAAACGAGCCGTGGAACTGGCACAGGGTTTAATTGACCTGAAAGACCGACAGCTTCAGGGAGAATCGGAAGAAACCCTCTATCAGGTTGTCCAGAATCTTCTGATGGCTGAGCCAGCGGGCTAA
- the sppA gene encoding signal peptide peptidase SppA, with the protein MVWLLKSRSRRQIARIEITGAIAGSTRKRVLESLKQVEERKFPALLLRIDSPGGTVGDSQEIYYALRRLQQKTKIVASFGNISASGGVYIGMGAPYIMANPGTITGSIGVILRGNNLERLLEKVGVSFKVVKSGPYKDILAFDRELTESEMTILQEMIDVSYQQFVQTVAEARQLSEETVRSFADGRIFTGQQALDLKIVDRLGTEEDARHWAAELAGLDPEKTRCITLGERKSPLSRLLSRNQSSLNSLVTIPGISAGMEWLEFELETSGLPLWLYRP; encoded by the coding sequence ATGGTCTGGTTGCTTAAGTCTCGCTCTCGTAGACAGATTGCTCGAATCGAAATTACAGGTGCGATCGCTGGCTCAACCCGTAAGCGTGTTTTGGAATCCCTGAAGCAGGTTGAAGAAAGAAAATTTCCCGCGCTACTTCTGCGAATCGATAGTCCCGGCGGCACCGTGGGCGACTCCCAGGAAATTTACTACGCCCTCCGACGGTTGCAACAGAAGACCAAAATTGTTGCCAGTTTTGGTAATATTTCAGCTTCGGGAGGGGTTTACATTGGCATGGGTGCCCCTTACATCATGGCGAATCCTGGCACCATTACCGGCAGTATTGGGGTGATTCTGCGGGGGAATAACCTGGAGCGCTTGCTGGAGAAAGTTGGCGTTTCTTTCAAAGTGGTTAAATCCGGTCCCTATAAAGACATCCTGGCATTTGATCGGGAACTGACTGAGTCCGAAATGACCATTCTGCAAGAAATGATTGATGTTAGCTATCAACAGTTTGTCCAGACGGTGGCTGAGGCACGCCAACTGAGTGAGGAAACGGTCAGAAGTTTTGCCGATGGGCGGATTTTTACAGGGCAGCAGGCACTGGATCTTAAGATTGTAGACCGATTGGGAACCGAAGAAGATGCCCGCCACTGGGCAGCAGAACTGGCTGGCTTGGATCCGGAGAAAACTCGCTGTATTACCTTAGGAGAACGCAAATCTCCTCTGAGTCGCCTACTTTCCAGAAACCAAAGTTCCTTGAATTCCCTGGTAACCATCCCTGGTATATCGGCTGGGATGGAATGGCTGGAATTTGAACTGGAAACCAGTGGCTTGCCTCTGTGGCTGTATAGACCCTGA
- a CDS encoding TrkH family potassium uptake protein — MTVSRTICLGFLAVIAIGTLLLLLPVSTSHGVWSWEHSIVALFTATSAVCVTGHIVVDTGTYFSPFGQFVILALIQIGGLGYMTATTFLFLLVGRKFGLRDKVALQQALDRTGIHGAAQVIRSIIATTMIFEITGAFLLMTEFSPQYGIDRSLWLSIFHSVSAFNNAGFSLFSDSLIGFQSSPLINVVIPGLIIFGGIGYETIFELYLWLRTRFKKRPEQIILSLNFKVAISTTLTLLVLGTIAFLLVELRNPNTFGSVEFSTQMMAAWFQSVTTRTAGFNTVDIGSMTTAGLFLTIAFMFIGGSPGGTAGGIKTTTLRVMTSCTKAILRGREEVTLYGRQIPINLILKAVGVVVGSFGTLIIMTMLISLSDPEVDFIKILFEVVSAFATVGLSTGITAGLSTFAKLVLIATMYIGRVGVLLLMAALAGDPKPSFVHYPEENLLVG; from the coding sequence ATGACCGTTTCTCGAACTATTTGCCTGGGATTTCTCGCTGTCATCGCGATCGGCACCCTGCTCCTGCTCTTGCCTGTTTCAACCAGCCATGGTGTCTGGAGTTGGGAACACAGCATTGTTGCGCTATTCACGGCGACTTCGGCGGTCTGTGTCACAGGCCATATTGTGGTGGATACAGGCACCTATTTTTCGCCCTTTGGGCAATTCGTCATCCTGGCACTGATTCAAATTGGCGGATTGGGCTATATGACGGCAACCACGTTTTTGTTTTTGCTGGTTGGGCGTAAGTTTGGCTTGCGAGATAAGGTCGCCTTACAACAGGCGCTTGATCGCACTGGAATTCACGGAGCCGCTCAGGTGATTCGCTCTATCATTGCCACCACCATGATTTTTGAGATTACGGGGGCATTTCTGCTGATGACTGAATTTAGTCCCCAGTATGGGATTGATCGTAGCCTGTGGCTCTCTATCTTTCATAGTGTCAGTGCCTTTAATAATGCCGGGTTCAGCCTGTTTTCAGACAGTTTGATAGGGTTCCAGTCTTCTCCATTGATTAATGTGGTCATTCCAGGATTAATCATTTTTGGTGGTATTGGGTATGAAACTATTTTTGAGCTATACCTCTGGTTGCGGACACGGTTCAAGAAAAGACCTGAGCAGATTATCCTGTCTCTCAACTTCAAAGTGGCCATCAGTACTACCCTGACCTTGTTGGTGTTGGGGACAATCGCCTTTCTGCTGGTTGAATTACGCAACCCCAATACCTTTGGCTCAGTAGAGTTTTCCACCCAAATGATGGCGGCCTGGTTTCAGTCTGTCACCACCAGAACTGCCGGGTTCAATACAGTAGACATTGGCAGTATGACCACTGCCGGACTATTTCTGACCATTGCCTTCATGTTTATTGGCGGCAGCCCAGGGGGAACAGCAGGTGGAATCAAAACCACCACACTGAGAGTCATGACCAGTTGCACCAAAGCGATTTTGCGGGGGAGGGAAGAGGTGACGCTTTACGGGCGGCAGATACCCATTAACCTCATCCTGAAGGCAGTGGGAGTTGTTGTAGGGTCCTTTGGCACTCTAATTATAATGACCATGTTGATTTCCCTCAGTGACCCCGAAGTTGATTTCATCAAGATTCTGTTTGAGGTGGTGTCCGCCTTTGCAACGGTAGGGCTGTCAACAGGGATTACAGCGGGGCTAAGTACTTTTGCCAAGCTGGTTCTGATTGCCACCATGTATATTGGGCGGGTCGGGGTGCTGCTGTTAATGGCGGCTCTGGCAGGCGATCCGAAACCCAGCTTTGTCCACTATCCAGAGGAGAACCTGCTGGTGGGATGA
- the aroH gene encoding chorismate mutase, producing the protein MGWRVRAIRGATTASENSQQAIREAVHELLDELEAYNRIDPDEIVSATFSVTRDLDAIFPATIARERPNWANIPLFDVQQMHVEGSLERCIRLLIHFNTLDPNVAIYHPYLRQARILRPDWTLAQAALSKKQ; encoded by the coding sequence GTGGGTTGGCGAGTGCGAGCAATTCGGGGGGCAACGACTGCCTCAGAAAATTCTCAGCAGGCAATTCGAGAGGCGGTCCACGAGTTGCTGGATGAATTAGAAGCCTATAATCGAATCGACCCCGATGAAATTGTAAGCGCCACTTTTTCAGTCACACGGGATCTGGATGCCATTTTCCCGGCGACGATCGCCCGTGAGCGCCCGAACTGGGCAAACATTCCGTTGTTTGATGTGCAGCAAATGCATGTCGAAGGTAGCCTGGAGCGCTGCATCCGGCTTCTGATTCACTTCAATACCCTCGACCCGAATGTCGCCATCTATCATCCTTACCTGCGCCAGGCAAGGATCTTGCGCCCCGACTGGACTCTGGCTCAGGCAGCGTTGTCTAAGAAACAGTGA
- a CDS encoding DMT family transporter, translating to MMDSKLSHPKLPLFPLLLIAPFFFWGTAMVAMKGVIPNTTPLFMAGVRLVPAGLLVLAAGMVMGRPQPKGWMAWLWILLFALIDGALFQGFLAEGLVRTGAGLGSVMIDSQPLAVALMALWLFGERIGLWGWLGLALGVTGISFLGLPDEWVLGILQNRSLPEGVQLGVHLINDLFQNGQWLMLLASLSMAVGTVVMRYVSRHADPVTATGWHMVLGGLPLFALSSQVETAQFVHLDWSNWLAMGYSTVFGSAIAYGLFFYFAASGSLTSLSSLTFLTPVFALMFGNLFLSEMLSLLQWVGVGFTLVSIYLINQRDVLAEKFRLVQTVVISEQGQSSQVKTAMVSLPKVPVRLTEQE from the coding sequence ATGATGGATTCAAAGCTCTCTCACCCTAAATTGCCCCTGTTTCCACTTCTGCTGATCGCCCCCTTTTTCTTCTGGGGTACAGCAATGGTGGCGATGAAAGGAGTGATTCCCAACACCACACCCCTGTTTATGGCTGGTGTGCGCCTGGTTCCTGCGGGATTGCTGGTGCTGGCGGCAGGGATGGTAATGGGTAGACCCCAACCTAAAGGGTGGATGGCCTGGCTCTGGATTTTATTGTTTGCCCTGATTGATGGGGCGCTGTTTCAAGGGTTTCTGGCGGAGGGTCTGGTCCGGACTGGGGCAGGTTTAGGGTCTGTTATGATTGACTCTCAACCGCTGGCGGTTGCCCTCATGGCCCTCTGGCTGTTTGGTGAAAGGATCGGGCTGTGGGGTTGGCTGGGTCTGGCACTGGGAGTAACCGGAATTAGCTTTTTGGGACTGCCCGATGAATGGGTTTTGGGAATTCTGCAAAATCGTTCCTTGCCTGAAGGGGTTCAATTGGGTGTCCACCTGATTAATGACCTGTTCCAGAATGGGCAATGGCTGATGTTACTGGCATCCCTGTCAATGGCAGTTGGAACAGTGGTCATGCGCTATGTTAGCCGTCATGCGGATCCGGTAACTGCTACGGGCTGGCATATGGTTCTGGGGGGACTGCCCCTGTTTGCCCTGTCATCTCAGGTTGAAACTGCCCAGTTTGTCCATCTGGACTGGTCGAACTGGCTTGCAATGGGCTATTCGACCGTGTTTGGGAGTGCGATCGCCTACGGGTTGTTTTTCTACTTTGCTGCCAGTGGAAGTTTGACCAGCCTTAGTTCCCTCACCTTTCTCACCCCGGTTTTTGCCCTCATGTTTGGCAATCTGTTTCTGAGTGAAATGCTGAGTCTTCTTCAGTGGGTAGGGGTCGGCTTTACGCTGGTCAGTATTTACCTGATCAATCAGCGGGATGTTCTGGCGGAGAAGTTTAGGTTGGTTCAGACTGTTGTCATTTCAGAGCAGGGGCAGTCATCTCAGGTTAAGACCGCAATGGTGAGTCTGCCAAAGGTGCCCGTCCGATTAACTGAGCAGGAGTAG
- a CDS encoding helix-turn-helix domain-containing protein yields the protein METPKDKERLQVLYWLKQEKPPSIGAIAKAIGKHRNTVGRWLLQYREGGVSAMLERKVSSGGVRKIPQWAEEALAKRLKNSEHGFASYGAVQQWLAEELGVEAEYHAVYQMTRYRLQAKLKVARPQNIKQDCERRESFKKTLQMTWSC from the coding sequence GTGGAAACACCAAAGGACAAGGAACGCCTGCAAGTGCTGTACTGGCTCAAACAGGAAAAGCCACCCAGCATTGGTGCGATTGCCAAGGCGATCGGGAAACATCGCAATACAGTAGGGAGATGGTTATTGCAGTATCGGGAAGGTGGGGTGAGTGCCATGCTGGAACGTAAAGTGTCGTCTGGCGGTGTCCGCAAGATTCCACAATGGGCGGAAGAGGCACTGGCTAAGCGATTAAAGAACTCGGAACATGGATTTGCCAGTTATGGAGCTGTGCAACAGTGGTTAGCGGAGGAGTTGGGTGTCGAAGCGGAGTATCATGCGGTATACCAAATGACGCGCTATCGCCTCCAAGCGAAGCTGAAAGTGGCTCGTCCGCAAAATATCAAGCAGGATTGTGAACGGCGCGAATCATTTAAAAAAACCTTGCAGATGACCTGGAGTTGTTGA
- a CDS encoding nicotinate phosphoribosyltransferase — MVVVEDQELTLSPDDYSLLTDLYQLTMTACYVGEALDQTPASFELVVRRLPEHFGYLIAMGLAQVLDYLEKFRFGQKQIQALRSTGVFAHAPERFWSLLAEARFTGDVWAVPEGTVVFANEPLLRVEAPLWQAQVIETYLLNTINYQTLIATRAARLRDVAGPVATLYEFGTRRAFGPQASLWAARAALAAGLDATSNVLAALKLGRKPVGTMAHSLVMALAATEGSEADAFDAFHRYFPGAPLLIDTYDTIAAAKQLAHRLQNGDTHLAGVRIDSGDLVSLSRQVRQLLPEVPIFASGDLDEFKIAELKATGACIDGYGLGTQLVTGPPVNGVYKLVEINGIPVMKESTGKVTYPGRKQIFRCLEGGKVRQDYLGLIEEEVEIRKEGGEGKVGQAKEIRPLMQQMMKQGQPVEPPETLAAIAHRTARSVASLPADTCRVKQPAPVPVELSAALQALIQKTLRH; from the coding sequence ATGGTTGTTGTCGAAGACCAGGAACTGACGCTGTCTCCAGACGACTACAGTCTGCTGACAGACCTTTACCAGCTCACCATGACTGCCTGCTATGTTGGGGAAGCCCTGGATCAGACACCAGCCAGCTTTGAGCTGGTAGTTCGCCGGTTGCCAGAACACTTTGGCTACCTGATTGCCATGGGACTGGCACAGGTACTGGACTATCTTGAGAAGTTTCGGTTTGGGCAGAAGCAGATTCAGGCATTGCGCTCGACTGGAGTGTTTGCCCACGCCCCAGAACGATTCTGGTCGTTGCTGGCAGAAGCTCGCTTTACAGGGGATGTTTGGGCCGTGCCAGAGGGAACGGTTGTGTTTGCTAACGAGCCGCTGCTGCGGGTAGAGGCTCCCCTCTGGCAGGCTCAGGTAATTGAAACCTACCTGCTGAATACAATTAATTACCAGACTTTAATTGCGACTCGTGCTGCCCGCTTGCGGGATGTGGCAGGACCCGTCGCCACCCTGTATGAATTTGGGACTCGACGGGCGTTTGGTCCCCAGGCATCCCTTTGGGCAGCGCGGGCAGCACTGGCAGCCGGGTTAGATGCAACATCGAATGTCCTGGCAGCTCTGAAACTGGGGCGCAAACCAGTCGGCACTATGGCCCACTCACTGGTCATGGCACTGGCTGCCACTGAAGGTAGTGAAGCTGATGCGTTTGATGCATTCCATCGTTATTTCCCCGGTGCTCCACTACTGATTGATACCTATGACACGATCGCTGCCGCCAAACAGCTTGCTCACAGGTTACAGAATGGTGACACCCATCTGGCAGGGGTACGAATTGATTCCGGGGATCTGGTATCTCTGTCCAGACAGGTACGACAACTGCTCCCTGAAGTTCCCATCTTTGCCAGTGGCGATTTAGATGAATTCAAAATTGCGGAATTGAAAGCAACTGGAGCCTGCATCGATGGCTATGGATTGGGTACCCAACTGGTGACGGGTCCTCCAGTTAATGGAGTTTATAAGCTGGTAGAAATTAATGGCATTCCCGTCATGAAGGAATCTACCGGCAAAGTCACCTATCCTGGACGAAAGCAAATTTTCCGTTGCCTGGAAGGTGGAAAAGTGCGCCAGGATTATCTGGGATTGATAGAAGAAGAAGTGGAGATAAGAAAAGAAGGAGGAGAAGGGAAAGTGGGGCAGGCAAAAGAAATTAGACCCCTGATGCAACAGATGATGAAGCAGGGGCAGCCTGTGGAGCCACCTGAAACCTTAGCCGCGATCGCCCACCGGACTGCCCGGTCTGTTGCCAGCCTCCCGGCGGACACCTGCCGAGTCAAACAGCCTGCTCCCGTCCCAGTTGAACTGTCTGCCGCCCTGCAAGCCCTGATTCAGAAAACGCTGCGCCACTAA
- a CDS encoding glycosyltransferase family 4 protein, with protein MNLLLLSTSVGPLGSGLGGGVELTLHNMAKTLVQRGHRIQIVAPAGSVCASFPVVEVSGALQTTAQSEGRDAWITMPPNSVLANLWDYARQVQDDYDLLLNFAYDWLPFYLTPFFRRPIAHLVSMGSLTDAMDRVIEQVVLQYPGTVAVHSRAQAATFTFGERCRCLGNGFDLSLYQFCPEPENYLGWVGRIAPEKGLEDAVAAAQATNMPLKIWGVLQDASYWQAICTQYPDAPICYEGFLPTAELQQALGKCRALVMTPRWIEAFGNVAIEALACGVPVVAYRRGGPAEIVVDGKTGWLVEPDRVDGLIEAIARLDQIDRLTCRQHAEAEYSLEAMGDRLEQWFADIT; from the coding sequence TTGAACCTGTTACTCCTATCCACTTCAGTCGGTCCCCTTGGTTCTGGGCTGGGGGGAGGTGTTGAGCTAACCCTGCACAATATGGCTAAAACACTGGTTCAGCGAGGGCATCGGATTCAAATTGTGGCTCCTGCCGGGTCAGTCTGCGCTTCCTTTCCCGTAGTTGAAGTTTCTGGAGCGCTGCAAACCACTGCCCAGAGTGAAGGGCGAGACGCATGGATTACCATGCCTCCCAATTCGGTGCTGGCAAATCTATGGGACTATGCTCGCCAGGTGCAGGATGATTATGATTTGCTACTGAACTTTGCCTATGATTGGCTCCCCTTTTACCTGACCCCATTTTTTCGCCGTCCGATCGCCCATCTGGTCAGTATGGGTTCTCTAACCGACGCAATGGATCGGGTGATTGAACAGGTTGTGCTTCAGTATCCCGGCACGGTCGCCGTCCACAGTCGTGCTCAGGCAGCAACCTTTACCTTTGGGGAACGCTGCCGCTGCCTGGGAAATGGGTTTGACCTTTCCCTGTACCAGTTCTGCCCGGAGCCTGAGAACTATCTGGGTTGGGTCGGTCGGATTGCCCCCGAAAAAGGATTGGAGGACGCAGTGGCGGCAGCCCAAGCCACAAACATGCCGCTTAAGATCTGGGGGGTGTTGCAGGATGCTTCCTACTGGCAAGCCATCTGCACCCAGTACCCGGATGCCCCCATCTGTTATGAGGGATTTTTGCCGACTGCCGAACTTCAGCAGGCGTTGGGCAAATGTCGGGCGCTGGTCATGACTCCCCGCTGGATCGAGGCATTTGGCAATGTAGCGATTGAAGCCCTTGCCTGCGGAGTGCCGGTAGTTGCCTACCGACGGGGTGGACCAGCAGAAATTGTGGTGGATGGCAAAACCGGATGGCTGGTTGAACCCGATCGCGTGGATGGCCTGATCGAGGCGATCGCCCGCCTGGATCAAATTGACCGGCTTACCTGTCGCCAGCACGCCGAAGCGGAATATTCCTTAGAGGCAATGGGCGATCGGCTGGAGCAGTGGTTTGCAGATATCACATAA
- the thiL gene encoding thiamine-phosphate kinase: MRDETDGLLVQEVGEQGLLQRLQSFCPADLVGDDAAILTLSSGRSLAVTTDVLVDGVHFSNQTTSPEDAGWRAVAANFSDLAAMGATPLGITVGLGLPGTTPVKWVERLYQGMVECLQQYGTVIAGGDVVRSPVITIAITALGEADPTHLIRRSTAQPGDAIVVTGFHGASRAGLELLLYPEEGQSLAPGDRAALIRAHRRPTPRLDILPLLLSLLHPCSPSSPLPYPPLTGMDSSDGLADALVQICRASGVGARLERCQIPIPPGLVTWVGAEKAMEWALYGGEDFELVLCLPPETAQTLMTRLGEGAAILGTITAGSEVWLMDSSGEFPDLRLTLEQGFQHFADSYSRGQGTGDGDRRSC, encoded by the coding sequence ATGAGGGATGAAACAGATGGTTTGCTGGTGCAGGAGGTAGGGGAACAGGGACTACTGCAACGGCTACAATCATTCTGTCCGGCGGACCTGGTAGGCGATGACGCGGCTATTCTGACTCTATCCTCCGGGCGATCGCTGGCCGTCACCACAGATGTTTTGGTGGATGGGGTTCATTTCAGTAACCAGACAACCAGCCCGGAAGATGCAGGCTGGCGGGCAGTCGCGGCTAACTTTTCTGACCTGGCAGCAATGGGAGCCACCCCTCTGGGGATTACAGTTGGCCTGGGTCTACCAGGAACCACCCCTGTCAAGTGGGTAGAACGGCTCTACCAGGGAATGGTGGAGTGCCTGCAACAGTACGGGACTGTAATTGCCGGAGGAGATGTGGTGCGATCGCCCGTGATCACAATTGCCATTACAGCCCTGGGCGAAGCTGACCCAACCCACCTGATACGACGATCCACGGCTCAACCTGGCGACGCCATTGTGGTGACTGGCTTTCATGGTGCATCCCGTGCCGGGTTAGAACTGTTGCTTTACCCTGAGGAGGGGCAGTCTCTGGCTCCAGGCGATCGCGCTGCCCTGATCCGTGCCCACCGGCGCCCCACTCCTCGCCTGGACATTCTTCCCTTACTCCTTTCTCTACTTCACCCCTGCTCCCCCTCTTCTCCTCTCCCCTATCCTCCTCTCACCGGCATGGACAGCAGCGACGGTTTAGCCGACGCCCTTGTTCAGATTTGCCGTGCCAGCGGTGTCGGTGCCAGGCTAGAGCGCTGTCAGATTCCAATTCCCCCTGGGCTGGTTACCTGGGTTGGTGCCGAAAAAGCGATGGAGTGGGCGCTCTATGGCGGGGAAGATTTTGAACTGGTCCTTTGCCTGCCTCCAGAAACCGCTCAAACCCTGATGACTAGGCTGGGTGAGGGAGCCGCCATCCTGGGCACAATTACGGCAGGTTCTGAAGTCTGGCTAATGGATTCGTCAGGGGAGTTTCCCGATCTGCGCCTGACGCTTGAGCAGGGATTTCAGCATTTTGCCGATAGTTATAGCCGGGGACAGGGGACAGGGGACGGGGATAGAAGAAGTTGTTAG
- a CDS encoding IS630 family transposase: MSQYARQVIQEERPIRYFAQDESRFGLKTLIGRLITACGIKPIGQWLWLFKAFWLYGAVEPATGESFFLQFSHVDTACYQAFLEEFSKAYPDSLNILQVDNGRFHSSKDLVVPENVILLFQPAYCPELNPIERLWEYLKADLKWASFKTLEQLQAKVDQLLAQLTPEVIASITGYSFILNALSALNPI, encoded by the coding sequence TTGAGCCAGTATGCTCGGCAAGTCATCCAGGAGGAGCGTCCTATCCGTTATTTTGCTCAGGATGAAAGTCGCTTTGGACTCAAAACCCTGATTGGGCGCTTGATTACTGCTTGTGGTATCAAACCGATTGGGCAATGGCTATGGTTGTTCAAAGCGTTTTGGCTCTATGGGGCCGTCGAACCAGCAACCGGAGAGTCGTTTTTCTTGCAATTCTCCCATGTGGATACTGCTTGCTATCAAGCGTTCCTCGAGGAGTTCTCCAAAGCCTACCCCGATAGTCTCAACATTCTACAAGTGGATAACGGGCGTTTTCACAGCAGTAAAGATTTAGTGGTGCCAGAGAATGTGATTTTATTGTTTCAACCTGCTTACTGCCCAGAGTTAAATCCGATTGAAAGGTTGTGGGAATACCTCAAGGCAGATTTGAAGTGGGCTTCGTTCAAAACGCTAGAGCAACTCCAAGCGAAGGTCGATCAACTCCTGGCTCAATTGACTCCAGAAGTTATTGCTTCGATCACAGGATATTCCTTCATCCTGAATGCCCTATCTGCCCTGAACCCCATTTAA